CTCATGAAGCAAATAGAAGGTGGAATCTGTGCAGTAAGGGGGGTATCCGCAAACGGGATTAAAACTGAAAAAATGGGGTTGGCTGTCATTGTTGCGGAAGGCCCTGCAGCTGGCGTCTTTACAAAGAATAAGGTGGTTGCAGCTCCGGTTACCCTGAGTAAAGGAATAATTGAGACCAAACACCATCTTTCAGCCTTAATTGTAAATAGCGGTAATGCCAACGCCTTTACAGGTGATGACGGCTTTCTGGATGCTGTGGAAATGGCAACAATGCTTGCCCGAGAACTTGACGTTAAACCTGAAACCGTTGCAGTTGCGTCAACAGGTGTAATTGGCAGAAGGCTTGATGTTTCCCTGATAAGAGAACTCCTTCCTGAAGTCCTTAAAGGGCTGGGTAGTTCTCCTGAATGCAGCCGGGAAGCTGCAAAGGCGATCATGACCACGGATAAGGCTATAAAAGAAGTTGCTATTGAAATGGACTGCGGGATAAGAATTGGGGCGATTGCCAAAGGTTCGGGGATGATTTGTCCCAATATGGGAACTATGCTCTGTTTTGCGTATACCGATGCAAAAGTGCCTGCTGACGTTCTGGATGCAGCTCTGAAAATAGCCGTGGATAAAACTTTCAATATGGTCGTGGTGGACGGAGATACAAGCACTAACGATATGGTACTCCTTACCTCCACCTGCAAATCCGGGATCAAGCCCTGCATGGACTGCCTGGATGATTTTGAGGAAGGATTGATTTACGTATTTACAGAGCTTGCAAAGAAAATAGCAAAAGACGGAGAAGGCGCTACAAAACTCATTGAAGCCAGGGTAGTAGGCGCAAAAACACAGGAAGATGCTAAATGTGCTGCAAAAGCCATTGTACGTTCCCCATTGGTTAAATCCGCAATTTTCGGAGAGGATCCTAACTGGGGAAGGGTTGTAGCTGCTGCAGGATACTCTGGTGCGGAACTTGAACAGGAAAGGCTCTCTCTCTCTTTTTCTGGAGGAGGGTCAGAGGTCGAAATTATAAAGTCAGGTGAAATTTCCAGTTCTTACGATCTCGAACTTCTGAAAAGAATAATGGCAAATGATGAAATTGTCATTACTCTTGACCTCAGTATGGGAAATGAACAGGCAACTGCCTGGGGCTGTGACCTGACTTATGACTATGTCAGAATCAATGCTGAATATACGACTTAATCAGTGTAAATTTGGGAGGAAATAGAGGAAAACAAGCGAGATCATTTACACCAAGATAACTTATAAGTAAAACCATATTAAGAAAATGGATACGGGTTTTTCCCTATTCCTGAAAATTATTTTTAAATCAGATATGCATTTCCAGGGGGCATATTAAGTGGATATACAAGAATGGGAACAGCGCCACACCGACGCTTTTTACAATGTAAAAAGATCCCTTCCTTATCTGGATGGTATGTTTGTGGCTTACAACAGTAATATCGATGTTATTAAACACCTTACAGATAAAGATCTGCGCAAGCTTACGGAACTCTTTGACGAAGCTGAGATTCAGAAAAGAGTTGAAACTTATCCGAGGGAAATAAAAGAGCCTCTGGATTTCATGGCTCGCCTGATTATTTCTATGCGAGAGGGAAAAGCCGCAGAGATCCCAACCCATACCTCGAGTACTCATGAGTGGTTGAAAGCTAACCTGGGTTTTGACTATGCGCGTATGGGAGGCCAGGCAGGAATTATTTCAAACCTTCTTGCCCGCCTTGGACTTAAGAAAGTGGTTGCATACATTCCCTGGCTTTCCGAAGAACAGACAGAGTATTTTGTAGCTTCTGACAATCTTCTGCACCCGAAGGTAGAAAACGGGAATGTCGTGCTCAAGCCCCCGAGGGAGGCATTCAAACCAGGGATAGAATCAAAAGTCAACTGGATCTTTGAATACTCAAAAGGTCTGGAAGTAACCTGTAATGGAAACTTCACAGTGCCAAGAGATAATCGCCTGATAATCTCCTCCCGTCCGAAATGGATTCGTCTGGATATGGACAGGGAAGTTTATGAGCACCTTGACACAATTTTCCCGATTGACGGTGCAATGCTTTCAGGTTACCAGATGATAAAAGAAGAGTATGAAGATGGATCTACGTATAAGGATTATGTCTTACATGCTGTTAAAGTTATTGACAAACTTAAGGCTTTAAATCCCCAACTGCGCATCCATGTAGAACTTACATCCATCCAGAATCGGGTTATAAGAAAGGCTATTCTTGCTGAAATCGTTGCCAACCATGTCCATTCCCTGGGTCTTGATACTGTGGAAGTGGCAAATGCCCTCAACGTCCTGGGACATGAAGAACTTTCTTATTCTGTCATAAGAAAAGAAGAATACGGGATAACCTCGCTTTATCACGGTGCTGTTCAGCTTTTAAAGGATCTATCGCTTGAGAGAGTCCATGTGCATTCTCTTGGGTATTATATCTGTGTCCTTGCAAAAGGTCACCCACTTACACTTAAAGAACATAGAGATGCCCTGCTCTTTTCCTCAACCCTTGCTGCCGCCAAGGCTCTCACAGGAGATATTGAAAGTTTTGAGTCGGCAGCCGCAGGGCTAGAAGTTCCGGTTTCAGACAAAGGCATTGAAGATCTGGAGAATTTCAAGGTTTATTGTGTAGGGAAGAAACTCTGTACTCCTGACGAGTTTGAATATGGATATATTTACGGGGCAGATCATAATGCAGTTATCATTCCTACCAAAGTGGTCGAGCAACCGCAATCGACAGTGGGAATAGGTGACACTATCTCGGCAGGAGCTTTTGCAGCTATGCTTGCAGAAATGAAGCAAAAGCAGGCAGGAAAATAAATACTCCTTACTTAATCCGAAGCCTCCCCATTCTGTAAGGAACTGGTAAGATGAATATACTCTGCGGATATAATGTCAACATAGACTCAGTATACAGGATCACTGGGGCTGAGATTTCGGAACTGCTGAGTGCCTTCGAAGCTGCTGAAATCCTTGAGAAAATCGAAAACCCCCCTGGAAAAATAATTTCTGAATCGGATTTTGTAGCAGGGCTTGCCTATTGTATGAAAGAGGGATGTGGAGCTGAATGGCTTGTATATGAGGATTCTGTTTTCGAGTTTCTTAAAAACCGTTATTTTGAAAAATCCCTGATAAGAATGGGCGGAAACGCAGGAATAATGGCAAATGCCCTTTCCCAGCTGGGCGCTTCCAGAGTAATTCCAAATGTTGCAGTACCTTCAGAAACACAGCTTTCTCTTTTCTCAAAAAAAGCAATCTACCTGCCGGAGGCTTTCACACAGCAAGAGAAAAACGCAGGGATTTTGCCTGAGAAAAGCGAGGAAGATCTTTCCAGCAATCAGGAACCGATACATTTCGTGTTTGATTTTTCTGAAGGGGAGACTTTTTCCCTTTATGGGACAGAAGTTAGGGTTCCGAGGGAAAACCGCTTCATAGCGACCTGTGATCATCTTAATTTCAGGCTTTATACCAATCCTGCGTTTAAGCAGTATGCCCTTCAACATGCCTGTGAGCTTGATGGCATACTCATATCGGGTTTTCATCTCCTGATTGAGAACTATCCCGATGGCACCACTTATAAAACAATTCTCGATAATTCTTTTTCCGAGCTCACAAGCTGGAAATCCAGAAACGACAAACTCCAGATTCACCTGGAACTCGGGCATTTCGCGAGTAGAGAAATTGGAAATTCAGTTTTTCTTAAGTTCTCAGGGCTTTCTGACAGCTTTGGAATGAACGAAGACGAGCTTTCAATGTTTTATAACCTGCATGGAGTGCCTGGAGAAAAACTCCTTCATATGGAAGCTAAAGCCGTAGCTGATGCGGCATGCAGGCTGGCTTCGAGGAACGAGCTTAAGAAGCTCTTTATTCACACAAGGGAATTTGTACTGAGTGTATTTAAGCCAGAATTTAATCCTAATTCTGAACAGGATTTGCAGAGGGTATCCGGAGAAAAACTTGAAGCCCTGGAATTTGGAGTTAAATGCGCAGGCGTGTATGCCGCTTCAGGCAAGCTTGATGGGCGGGAATTCGTGGAAGAGGAAGCATTGAAACTTCAGGAAAGTGAGTTTGGACGAAAACAGATCGAAGTTTTCCTTAAAGCCTTCAATGGAAAAGCTCTCCGGCAGGGCGCTTATGCTTTCAGGGGAGGTTATGTTATCTGCATGCTTCCCACAATGCTTTCCCAATCTCCCGTAACTATGGTCGGGCTTGGGGACACGTTAACCGCAGCGGTCTTCCTGAGGGGGCTTGAACTGGATGTACAGGCTTAAACCCTATCTTTTTAACCTTAATTATACCCTCGACTGCGGACAGGTCTTCCGCTGGGAACGGGAAGGGAACTGGTGGACAGGAGTTGTCGGAGATCACGTTATCCGACTTTCTCAGGAAAACGGACAATTGATTATCGATTCAACCCTGACGCCTGAATTTTTTTCACATTATTTTCGCTTTGATGACGACCTGCCCTCGATCTATGAAAGTATAAACCGTGACCTGCTCATCGATCGGGCAATCCGCAAATACCAGGGTCTGCGCCTGATCCGGCAGGATCCCTGGGAATGCCTTATCTCCTATATGCTCGCAACCGCCTCAAGCATCCCCACAATCCAGAGACGGATCTACCTTCTCAGCCGAACTTTCGGGCAGGAAATCGAACCCGGATATTTCACCTTCCCAGACCCTGAAACCCTTGCAAATGCCGATCCAGCCGCGCTTGAACGATGTAAACTGGGCTTCAGAGCCCCGAGCATAAAAGCCGCAGCCGAAGAAGTGGCTTCTGGAGAACTGGACCTCAATGTTCTTTTCCGCCTGGAGTATAAATATGCGCGAGAACGTCTCATGAGGCTTCGCGGCATTGGGGAAAAGGTTGCCGACTGTGTTCTCCTGTTTGCCTTCGGGAAATTGGAAGCCTTCCCGGTAGATACCCATATCAAGCAGATCATCCAGCATTATCACATAGATGACAATTACTTTGAAACCTGCACAAGCATGAGCTGTATGGGAGACTGGGGAAGGAAGTATTTCGGGCAATATTGCGGGTATGCGCAGGAGTATTTGTATTATCAGAAAAGGGTTGAAGGACTTGTGAGTCTTTATTGAACTCTATTCGCCAGTTCCTTTTAAAACGACTTTTGAGTTTGAATCTAAATCATATATCTCTTGATGAAAAGGAAGCTAAAAAGTGTATTAGGGGACGATTTATGTTTAATGGTAAATTTACATCCATCCCCTCAAAAAGACTCTGAAATCAGTATCCTTTAACCTGCAAATCCCTGCATCCTCTATAATTTCAAACCCTTCACTCACGCTCTTGCACACACTCTTCCCAAGCGAGCACGTCATAAGCCGCTCCTCTAGAAGCCCTTTTGCAGTCGGATATTTGCGCTGGATTTCAAAGACGTATTTTCCATTTTCGATATAGCCTCCGAAAACGCCGTCTGCCCCCTTGTATTTTTCCTTGAATTTCTCGGCGTGGGTTTTGACCCAGACGGGGGGACCGATGTGCTTTTTTATGTTGGGGAGGGTGCCGGAGATGAGTTCAAGCAGGACTGCGGTTTCGGATTTGCCTGACCAGACGCCGGTTTTCATAACAGTAAAATCATATTCTTTCAGAAGGGCAGCGACAGCTTGCTCCATTTTATAGAGCTGAGGGTAGAGAACGTCTTCTACCACATCAGGGGTTTTGAAGACGACTGCAAGCTGGGTGCTCTTTCGGGCTTCAAGTTTTTCAAGGATTTCGCTGTCCTTCAGGGGGAGGGGGGAGGCAGGGAAGAAGAATCTGAGTTCCGGGCTTTTTAAAAATTCCCGGCAGTGGTCTATGAACATGCAGAATTTGTCAAGGGAAAGGGCTGCTGCCACATTCCGCCTGGGGTCGGTTGGGTCGACCACTACGAGAGGTTCGTCGTGTTCGATTTCTGAATGCTGCATAATATCGATTTTCTGACCGGGTTTCCAGGAGCAAGCTGCATGAACTGTGTTCTCGAAGGAACCGTAGTGAATTATCAGGAGTTCGGTAAGGTAGCCTGAAAAGCCCTGGGTTTTCAGTTCTGAACCGTAAACTCCACCCCCACGCATAAATTGTTTCAGGAGCAGGACTTCGTCTTCGAGTCCTTTTACGCGGGGTTTGACAAAATCGTTATGAAAAGGTGTCCTGTCAACTGCGGATTTGATTTGGGAAGCCGAGGCAACCCTGAAACAAGGGACAAGATCCACGTCAAAGCCTTTGTATATAATATTCAGGTAGGGATGCTCAGCATGGCGATCCTCGGCATGTTCGGCATGTTTTGCAACTTCCCTTGCAATTGCCATACCCATGGTTTCCAGTTTTTCTCTGGGTGTCTCTTCAGGAAAGCTTATGAAAACATCAATATCATGAGTACCTGAAAGCCAGGTGCCTCTGGCAGCTGAGCCCACCATTCTCACAAGCACATC
The Methanosarcina thermophila TM-1 genome window above contains:
- the argJ gene encoding bifunctional ornithine acetyltransferase/N-acetylglutamate synthase; protein product: MKQIEGGICAVRGVSANGIKTEKMGLAVIVAEGPAAGVFTKNKVVAAPVTLSKGIIETKHHLSALIVNSGNANAFTGDDGFLDAVEMATMLARELDVKPETVAVASTGVIGRRLDVSLIRELLPEVLKGLGSSPECSREAAKAIMTTDKAIKEVAIEMDCGIRIGAIAKGSGMICPNMGTMLCFAYTDAKVPADVLDAALKIAVDKTFNMVVVDGDTSTNDMVLLTSTCKSGIKPCMDCLDDFEEGLIYVFTELAKKIAKDGEGATKLIEARVVGAKTQEDAKCAAKAIVRSPLVKSAIFGEDPNWGRVVAAAGYSGAELEQERLSLSFSGGGSEVEIIKSGEISSSYDLELLKRIMANDEIVITLDLSMGNEQATAWGCDLTYDYVRINAEYTT
- the pfkC gene encoding ADP-specific phosphofructokinase; the protein is MDIQEWEQRHTDAFYNVKRSLPYLDGMFVAYNSNIDVIKHLTDKDLRKLTELFDEAEIQKRVETYPREIKEPLDFMARLIISMREGKAAEIPTHTSSTHEWLKANLGFDYARMGGQAGIISNLLARLGLKKVVAYIPWLSEEQTEYFVASDNLLHPKVENGNVVLKPPREAFKPGIESKVNWIFEYSKGLEVTCNGNFTVPRDNRLIISSRPKWIRLDMDREVYEHLDTIFPIDGAMLSGYQMIKEEYEDGSTYKDYVLHAVKVIDKLKALNPQLRIHVELTSIQNRVIRKAILAEIVANHVHSLGLDTVEVANALNVLGHEELSYSVIRKEEYGITSLYHGAVQLLKDLSLERVHVHSLGYYICVLAKGHPLTLKEHRDALLFSSTLAAAKALTGDIESFESAAAGLEVPVSDKGIEDLENFKVYCVGKKLCTPDEFEYGYIYGADHNAVIIPTKVVEQPQSTVGIGDTISAGAFAAMLAEMKQKQAGK
- a CDS encoding ADP-dependent glucokinase/phosphofructokinase yields the protein MNILCGYNVNIDSVYRITGAEISELLSAFEAAEILEKIENPPGKIISESDFVAGLAYCMKEGCGAEWLVYEDSVFEFLKNRYFEKSLIRMGGNAGIMANALSQLGASRVIPNVAVPSETQLSLFSKKAIYLPEAFTQQEKNAGILPEKSEEDLSSNQEPIHFVFDFSEGETFSLYGTEVRVPRENRFIATCDHLNFRLYTNPAFKQYALQHACELDGILISGFHLLIENYPDGTTYKTILDNSFSELTSWKSRNDKLQIHLELGHFASREIGNSVFLKFSGLSDSFGMNEDELSMFYNLHGVPGEKLLHMEAKAVADAACRLASRNELKKLFIHTREFVLSVFKPEFNPNSEQDLQRVSGEKLEALEFGVKCAGVYAASGKLDGREFVEEEALKLQESEFGRKQIEVFLKAFNGKALRQGAYAFRGGYVICMLPTMLSQSPVTMVGLGDTLTAAVFLRGLELDVQA
- a CDS encoding DNA-3-methyladenine glycosylase family protein, coding for MYRLKPYLFNLNYTLDCGQVFRWEREGNWWTGVVGDHVIRLSQENGQLIIDSTLTPEFFSHYFRFDDDLPSIYESINRDLLIDRAIRKYQGLRLIRQDPWECLISYMLATASSIPTIQRRIYLLSRTFGQEIEPGYFTFPDPETLANADPAALERCKLGFRAPSIKAAAEEVASGELDLNVLFRLEYKYARERLMRLRGIGEKVADCVLLFAFGKLEAFPVDTHIKQIIQHYHIDDNYFETCTSMSCMGDWGRKYFGQYCGYAQEYLYYQKRVEGLVSLY
- the cca gene encoding CCA tRNA nucleotidyltransferase translates to MEYGAVSGMENTDIPEKLKLEVLEKIRPTELEREKLLTIQEELASKVKTAAEKLGIPDVLVRMVGSAARGTWLSGTHDIDVFISFPEETPREKLETMGMAIAREVAKHAEHAEDRHAEHPYLNIIYKGFDVDLVPCFRVASASQIKSAVDRTPFHNDFVKPRVKGLEDEVLLLKQFMRGGGVYGSELKTQGFSGYLTELLIIHYGSFENTVHAACSWKPGQKIDIMQHSEIEHDEPLVVVDPTDPRRNVAAALSLDKFCMFIDHCREFLKSPELRFFFPASPLPLKDSEILEKLEARKSTQLAVVFKTPDVVEDVLYPQLYKMEQAVAALLKEYDFTVMKTGVWSGKSETAVLLELISGTLPNIKKHIGPPVWVKTHAEKFKEKYKGADGVFGGYIENGKYVFEIQRKYPTAKGLLEERLMTCSLGKSVCKSVSEGFEIIEDAGICRLKDTDFRVFLRGWM